The Methanomassiliicoccales archaeon nucleotide sequence AATTTGCTCAAATTACCTTGATTTCACTCTTTTTTTCCGTCATTCATAGATAGCCTCCGCTAGGTTCAAATTATGCCGGCATTTTTCAGCGTGCATAGCTGGTACAGGTTGTAAGCGAATGCAGTAACGACCATCTTTACGTGGACTCTTTTGACCGTGGTAACAAGAACCCTTCCGGCGTTGAATATCCTTTTTATGACTGCGTGCGGTCGCTCACATGGGGATCTGATCCTGCTTATCAGCTTGTTGTACTCTTTATCGAGCTCTCCAAGAGGTTTGTCTGTTGTTCTGCGCTTCATCGTGAAATCGATACCTTTTGCCCTTGTGCCGAAATATCCTTTATCCCTGAGGACAACTTCGCCCTCTGTGGATAGATCGATCTGACTGTCGTGAAGTGAAGCTGTGGACGTCTCTATCTCCCGTATGAGGTTGTAATCGAGATCTGTCTTCTGATGCAGCTTGTAGCCGAAATGGAGGTCATCGCCTTTTTTAGCCCATGTGCCATCTCTGCTTCGACGTGCCTTTGCATCGTCACCGCGTGGCTTTTTTGATCTTCCAGGATCGGCCTCGATGAATGTCGCGTCCTGGACTGTACCAGTTACAACCTTCAGACCCATCGAATCCAGCTGGCTCTGAAGCTCACTCCAAACAAC carries:
- a CDS encoding IS5 family transposase — its product is MNSFIGWAMLEHQKKNEARKRKPKLLEISDLIDWDRIRIHLEGMYDNKSERGGRPNCDPIMMFKVLTIQQWYGLSDMEAERQIADRISFMEFLGYPDEVPDSRTIWLFRERLSRTGTDRVVWSELQSQLDSMGLKVVTGTVQDATFIEADPGRSKKPRGDDAKARRSRDGTWAKKGDDLHFGYKLHQKTDLDYNLIREIETSTASLHDSQIDLSTEGEVVLRDKGYFGTRAKGIDFTMKRRTTDKPLGELDKEYNKLISRIRSPCERPHAVIKRIFNAGRVLVTTVKRVHVKMVVTAFAYNLYQLCTLKNAGII